The genomic window TCACGTCGATGCGAAGCGCACCGGTGCCGGGCTCGCTGAGGGTCATGTCATCCACCCGCGTCACCTCAACGACTTGTGAGAACTGACTCAGCTCCGGGATCGCCAGGCGAAGGGCGTCGATGGGGCCGTCGGTGCCTTCGGTGTCGAAGCCGTCGAAGTCATCGACGTCGTTGAACGTGTCGAGGGTTTCGCCGGGCTCTGGTCCCCAGTTGGCGGACCGTGTGATCGGGTCGTCATAGGGCAGGTGGGCCATCGCCTCTTCGAGGTGACGCGCCAGCTGCGAGCCGACGGTGAGTCGTCGGGCTTCCTTGTTGCTGATGCTGACGGTTGCAAAGAGCTCCATCGCCGCGAGGCATCCGGTGCCGACGATGACGATCGCCAGCGACGCCTCGATCAGCGTGAAGCCACGGCGAGATGAACGACGACGACGGGACACGAAACTAGAGATCGCATTCAGTGGTAAGCGAGGCAAGCTGCAGAGGCAGAACGAAAAACGGCCGGAGGCAATGCCTCCGGCCGTTCGTTTCAGGCTTGGCTGGTTCGCTACTCGACCAGGCTGCTGAGCTTGAAGATCGGCAGGATGATGGACATGGCGATGAAGCCGACCAGGCCGCCCATCACGATGATCATCAGCGGCTCGATCATCGCCGTGCAGTTCTTGATGACGGCCTTGAGCTCGCGGTTGTAGAACTCGCTCACCTCATCGAGCACCTCGCCCAGGCGACCCGATTCCTCACCGGCGGCGATCATCTGGACCGTTGCTCTCGGCAGGAGTGGGTTGCCGCTGAGGGGTTGGCTGATCTTTTTGCCTTGCTTGACGCTGACGTAGACGCTGCGCCACATCCGCTTGAAGTGGACGTTACCGCTGATTTCCGCGGTGATCGCGATCGTGTCGAGCATCGGGACGCCGGCGTTGATGAGCTGGCCCATCGCGTGCAGGCTCCGCGTGATGTACAGCGCGCGGAACATCTTTTTGAACAGCGGCACCATCAGCTTCACACGGTCGTAGCCGACCCGGCCACGCTCGGTCTTGAGCATGAGCACGAGCCCCCAGATGCCCACGACCAGACCGATGAGCACGACATACCACCGCAGAATCAGGAAGTCGCTGATAGCCAGCAGGATCTTCGTCGGCAGAGGCAGAATCGCCTCCTTGCCCTCGAAAAGCACCGTGAATCGCGGCAGCACGAACGTCAGCAGGAAGACCGTCACGCTGACCGCCAGGCCGCCGATGATCCCGGGGTAGATCATCGCGCCCTTGACCTGCTGGGCGGTTTCGATCTGCTGGGTCAGGTAGCCCGCAATGCGGTCGAGCATCTTGCTGAAGCCGCCGGAGAGTTCCGAGGCGCGGACCATGTTCACATAGAGCGGGCCAAACTTCTTCGGATAACGCTGCAGCGCTTGGCTGAACGGCTTGCCGCTCTCGACGTCCGCCTGAATCTGGCGGAGCATTTTCTGGAACTTCGGGTTCTCCGTCTGATCGGCGATGCCCTCGATGGCGGCGCGCAGACTGATGCCGGCGCGGACCATGACGCTGAGCTGCGCCGTGAAGGCCTGGATGTCTTTCTGGCTCGGGCCGAAGGAGATTTGGACGTCCTTCAGACTCTTGGACTTGCCGGACGCGCCGCTCGCAGGCGTGAGGCGCAGGACGTACTGGCCACCTTGTCGCAACTGCTGACTTGCGGCCTGCATCGACGCCGCGGCAAGAGTCCCGGTGGAGACGGCCCCCGCGCTGGTCCTGACTTCGTACTGAAAACTGGGCATCGGGTGGCTCCTTCCGTCGGTGGTTGATCCGTCCTCAAGACAGCCCACGGGCTGAGCCCATGGGCCTTTGTGTTACCGGTCAGCTCACGCCGCCAGTGCCCGCTCGACCTTTTCCGGATGAGCCGCCTGGCTCACCGCGTCCTCAGCGCTGATCCGACCGTTCGCGTAGAGCTCCATGATGGAGTCGTCCAGCGTCTGCATGCCCAGCGTCCGGCTGGTCGAGATGATGTTGGGAATCTCGAAGATGCGGTTCTCACGAATGCAGTTGCGAACGGCCGGCGTACAGAGCATCACCTCGATGCCCGGCACCATGCCCGGCCCGTCCTGACGCTTGAAGAGCGTCTGACTCACCACCGCCTGCAGCGTGTTCGAGAGCATCGAGCGAATCTGGTTCTGCTCGTCGCTCGGGTAGATGTCGATGATGCGCTCGATGGTCTGCGGCGCGTTGACGGTGTGCAGCGTCGACATGACGAGGTGACCGGTCTCGGCCGCGGTGATGGCGGCGCTGGTGGTTTCGAGGTCACGCATTTCGCCGACGAGGATGACGTCCGGGTCCTGACGCAGCACGTGCCGGAGGCCGCTGGCAAAGGTGGGGCAGTCCTCACCGATCTCGCGCTGTTCGATCGCGCTCTTGTCGCTCTCGAACGTGTACTCGATCGGGTCTTCGATCGTGATGATGTGCCCGTTGTCGCGGCGGTTGATCGCGTCGATCATGCCGGCCAGCGTCGTGCTCTTGCCCGAGCCGGTACCGCCGGTGACGAGGATCAGGCCGCGTGGAAGGTGCGTGAGCTTGCGGACAACTTCAGGCAGGCCGAGCTGATCGAGCGGGCGAATCGTGTCGTTGACCGTTCGGAAGGCCATCGCGACGGTGCCGCGTTGGAAGTGGGCGTTGACGCGGAATCGGCCGACGCCGTCGATGGCGTAGCTGAAGTCGGCGTCGCGCAACTGCTGGAACTTGGCCCAGCGGTCGTCGTCCATCATGTGCCGGCAGAGCTCCGTGCACGACTCGGGCGTGAGCACGTCGTACTGCGACCGCTCCACGACAGTGGTGACGCGGAACATGGGCGGCAGCCCCGCGTTGAAGTGGATGTCGCTGGCGCCCTGGGCAACGGCGGTCGTGAGGATCTCGTCGAGCATGGTCGATAGGACCGTCGCATTTAGCCCGGATTGACGCGGTGGCGACGACGTTTATCGAACCAACATGACCTTCGTCATCCCGAGCT from Planctomycetota bacterium includes these protein-coding regions:
- a CDS encoding prepilin-type N-terminal cleavage/methylation domain-containing protein, translating into MSRRRRSSRRGFTLIEASLAIVIVGTGCLAAMELFATVSISNKEARRLTVGSQLARHLEEAMAHLPYDDPITRSANWGPEPGETLDTFNDVDDFDGFDTEGTDGPIDALRLAIPELSQFSQVVEVTRVDDMTLSEPGTGALRIDVTVLWQAQPGSEQKEVARTSWYRMP
- a CDS encoding type II secretion system F family protein; this encodes MPSFQYEVRTSAGAVSTGTLAAASMQAASQQLRQGGQYVLRLTPASGASGKSKSLKDVQISFGPSQKDIQAFTAQLSVMVRAGISLRAAIEGIADQTENPKFQKMLRQIQADVESGKPFSQALQRYPKKFGPLYVNMVRASELSGGFSKMLDRIAGYLTQQIETAQQVKGAMIYPGIIGGLAVSVTVFLLTFVLPRFTVLFEGKEAILPLPTKILLAISDFLILRWYVVLIGLVVGIWGLVLMLKTERGRVGYDRVKLMVPLFKKMFRALYITRSLHAMGQLINAGVPMLDTIAITAEISGNVHFKRMWRSVYVSVKQGKKISQPLSGNPLLPRATVQMIAAGEESGRLGEVLDEVSEFYNRELKAVIKNCTAMIEPLMIIVMGGLVGFIAMSIILPIFKLSSLVE
- a CDS encoding type IV pilus twitching motility protein PilT, with the translated sequence MLDEILTTAVAQGASDIHFNAGLPPMFRVTTVVERSQYDVLTPESCTELCRHMMDDDRWAKFQQLRDADFSYAIDGVGRFRVNAHFQRGTVAMAFRTVNDTIRPLDQLGLPEVVRKLTHLPRGLILVTGGTGSGKSTTLAGMIDAINRRDNGHIITIEDPIEYTFESDKSAIEQREIGEDCPTFASGLRHVLRQDPDVILVGEMRDLETTSAAITAAETGHLVMSTLHTVNAPQTIERIIDIYPSDEQNQIRSMLSNTLQAVVSQTLFKRQDGPGMVPGIEVMLCTPAVRNCIRENRIFEIPNIISTSRTLGMQTLDDSIMELYANGRISAEDAVSQAAHPEKVERALAA